One genomic window of Luteitalea pratensis includes the following:
- a CDS encoding acetyl-CoA C-acetyltransferase — MSPRESVILSAVRTPTGKFLGGLKDLAAADLGALVVREAVTRASLAPDDVDECILGNVVSAGQGQHPARQAALKAGLPAEVPSLNVNMVCGSGLRAVMLAAQGIAAGDRDIVVAGGMESMSQAPYLLPRAREGFRMGHAQVVDSMIQDGLWCAIEHWHMGMTGEAVASRYGVSREAQDAYAVRSHHKAAQAQADGAFAAELLQVTISPKRGDPIVVAQDESVRADTSVEALARLKPAFDPQGTVTAGNAPGVNDGAAALVVAAADIARARGLLVRARIVAQATSGLEPKWVMMTPVPAIRTVLAKAGWSLGDVDLFEINEAFAVQAIAVTGDLGIPEEKVNVHGGAVALGHPIGASGARVLTTLLHALERRAMRRGVAALCLGGGNGVALAIELT, encoded by the coding sequence TTGGCCGCCGCCGACCTCGGTGCGCTGGTGGTGCGCGAGGCGGTGACGCGTGCGTCCCTCGCGCCCGACGACGTCGACGAATGCATCCTCGGCAACGTCGTGTCCGCGGGACAGGGCCAGCATCCGGCGCGGCAGGCGGCGCTGAAGGCCGGACTGCCTGCCGAGGTGCCATCGCTGAACGTGAACATGGTCTGCGGGTCGGGGTTGCGCGCCGTGATGCTCGCGGCGCAGGGCATCGCCGCCGGAGATCGAGACATCGTCGTGGCGGGCGGGATGGAGTCGATGAGTCAGGCGCCGTATCTCTTACCCCGTGCGCGCGAAGGCTTTCGCATGGGCCATGCACAGGTCGTCGACAGCATGATCCAGGACGGCCTGTGGTGTGCGATCGAGCACTGGCACATGGGGATGACCGGCGAGGCGGTGGCCAGCCGCTACGGCGTCTCGCGCGAGGCGCAGGACGCCTACGCCGTCAGGAGCCACCACAAAGCGGCGCAGGCGCAGGCCGACGGCGCCTTTGCTGCCGAACTGCTCCAGGTGACCATTTCCCCGAAGAGGGGCGACCCGATCGTCGTGGCGCAGGACGAGTCAGTGCGCGCTGACACGTCGGTGGAAGCATTGGCGCGATTGAAGCCGGCCTTCGACCCGCAAGGCACCGTGACTGCCGGCAATGCCCCCGGCGTCAACGACGGTGCCGCAGCCCTTGTCGTCGCAGCAGCGGACATCGCCCGCGCGCGTGGCCTCCTGGTCCGAGCGCGCATTGTCGCGCAGGCCACCAGCGGACTCGAGCCGAAGTGGGTGATGATGACGCCCGTTCCCGCCATCCGGACCGTCCTCGCGAAAGCCGGTTGGTCGCTCGGGGATGTCGATCTGTTCGAGATCAACGAGGCATTCGCGGTGCAGGCGATTGCGGTGACCGGCGATCTCGGCATCCCGGAAGAGAAGGTCAACGTGCACGGCGGCGCCGTCGCCCTCGGCCATCCGATCGGCGCGAGCGGCGCGCGCGTGTTGACCACCCTGCTGCACGCGCTCGAGCGCCGGGCAATGCGGCGAGGTGTGGCGGCGCTTTGCCTCGGCGGCGGCAACGGAGTGGCGCTGGCGATAGAACTCACGTAG